The following coding sequences are from one Musa acuminata AAA Group cultivar baxijiao chromosome BXJ2-4, Cavendish_Baxijiao_AAA, whole genome shotgun sequence window:
- the LOC135610792 gene encoding probable serine/threonine-protein kinase PBL17 translates to MGSCLSQDEQSNAAGLPQQADQQKDPCQPNVVSLLPLPKDVEDLRLTVGYGNVNIFTYSELSAATKNFRADQVLGEGGFGIVYKGIIDENVRPGFESTQVAVKKLNPEGVQGDKEWLAEVNYLGQLSHPNLVKLIGYCCEDDHRLLVYEYMACGSLEKHLFRRVCLTMQWSTRMKIALGAANGLAFLHGAERPIIYRDFKTSNILLDSAYNPKLSDFGLAKEGPIGDQTHVSTRVVGTQGYAAPEYIMTGHLTARSDVYGFGVVLLEILTGKKAVDKSRPAREQNLVDWARPLLPHSRKLPKIMDPRIEGQYSSTVAAEVAGLALRCLSQNPKGRPTMNQVVDTLESVQDPHGSREEVLLLFEAPKASSSDSSSAKKGEESRRRSKQGKGRSKSEPPADFNVSSCSPDADGQSHQRMESAGPPVD, encoded by the exons GCAATGCTGCTGGATTGCCACAACAGGCAGATCAGCAGAAAGATCCATGTCAACCGAATGTAGTAAGCCTACTGCCCCTTCCCAAAGATGTTGAAGATTTGCGGCTCACAGTTGGATACGGAAATGTCAACATATTCACATATAGTGAGTTAAGTGCAGCTACCAAGAATTTCCGTGCAGATCAAGTTCTTGGAGAGGGGGGTTTTGGAATTGTGTATAAAGGTATTATAGATGAGAATGTGAGGCCAGGCTTCGAGTCCACCCAAGTGGCAGTGAAGAAGTTGAATCCAGAAGGCGTGCAGGGGGACAAGGAATGGCTG GCAGAAGTCAATTATCTCGGGCAATTAAGTCATCCAAATCTTGTTAAACTCATTGGGTACTGCTGTGAAGATGATCACAGGCTGCTGGTTTATGAGTATATGGCTTGCGGCAGTCTTGAAAAGCACCTTTTCCGAC GGGTTTGCCTAACAATGCAATGGTCCACTCGGATGAAGATAGCTCTGGGTGCTGCAAATGGACTTGCCTTTCTTCATGGAGCTGAAAGACCCATAATTTATAGGgattttaagacatcaaatattttgctAGATTCG GCCTATAATCCTAAGCTTTCGGACTTTGGCCTTGCAAAGGAGGGACCCATTGGAGACCAAACTCATGTTTCCACTCGAGTCGTGGGTACACAAGGATATGCAGCTCCTGAGTACATTATGACCG GCCACTTGACGGCGAGGAGCGATGTCTATGGCTTCGGCGTCGTCCTCCTGGAGATTCTTACGGGGAAGAAGGCAGTGGACAAGAGCAGGCCGGCTCGGGAACAGAACCTGGTCGACTGGGCTCGCCCCCTCCTGCCACACAGCAGGAAGCTCCCCAAGATAATGGACCCACGAATCGAAGGGCAGTACTCGAGCACGGTGGCGGCGGAGGTGGCCGGGCTGGCGCTCCGCTGCCTCAGCCAGAACCCTAAAGGGAGACCCACCATGAACCAGGTGGTCGACACCCTAGAGAGCGTTCAAGACCCGCACGGCAGCAGGGAGGAGGTGCTGCTTCTCTTCGAAGCCCCCAAAGCGAGCAGCAGCGACAGCTCCTCGGCCAAGAAGGGGGAGGAAAGCCGAAGACGAAGCAAGCAGGGAAAGGGGCGGAGCAAAAGCGAGCCCCCCGCGGACTTCAACGTCTCCAGCTGCTCGCCGGATGCCGATGGTCAGTCTCATCAACGCATGGAATCGGCAGGTCCTCCTGTTGATTGA